A part of Rhinoderma darwinii isolate aRhiDar2 chromosome 1, aRhiDar2.hap1, whole genome shotgun sequence genomic DNA contains:
- the LOC142657770 gene encoding uncharacterized protein LOC142657770 isoform X2, with translation MSTELNTTGLMDYKARECAWRSQMEQVFKDESPVFGFNVCKNVSELQSKYTNLLHRRMKVWWNKTFLENYIQRNLVPRGLRIQIFPSFPIIEEEFTSKWEEVCNQSSRKFMELLVDLNQKMIVSMDEEIENVQAQFFPLMSTDSMVKFKHNLDAQFVEWEKDIQDTKSKKFSRDIGDFQNNKVYRWRRNHAPGGRSRTPSISSVSSQSETEHMSLRPNFNTRPKRKMAQRQVANRKRLDVRDQSSSLKVINLSTHVFSNIDLELITKGLTFSPSAGFDIFSAVKDLHIFGRSLIFKKWFDKPVDREHFPTMEEQQALKVLEDLLDEHKTDDATDQSYRADFCRQ, from the exons atgtccactg AGCTCAATACCACGGGCCTCATGGATTATAAAGCCAGGGAATGTGCCTGGCGATCCcagatggaacaggttttcaaggATGAGTCCCCAGTATTTGGTTTTAATGTTTGCAAAAATGTCAGCGAGCTTCAGAGTAAATACACAAATCTGTTACACCGCCGCATGAAAGTGTGGTGGAACAAAACCTTCCTGGAAAATTACATCCAGAGAAACCTTGTCCCAAGGGGTCTGAGAATCCAAATCTTCCCTTCCTTCCCCATTATTGAGGAGGAGTTCACGTCTAAATGGGAAGAGGTGTGCAACCAGAGCTCGAGGAAATTCATGGAGCTTCTGGTTGACCTCAACCAGAAAATGATAGTGTCGATGGACGAAGAAATAGAAAATGTCCAGGCTCAATTTTTTCCACTTATGTCCACAGACAGTATGGTCAAGTTTAAACACAACCTTGATGCACAATTTGTTGAATGGGAAAAAGACATTCAAGACACTAAATCTAAGAAATTCTCTAGAGACATCGGAGACTTCCAAAATAATAAGGTATATAGATGGAGAAGAAATCATGCCCCAGGAGGCCGTAGCCGTACTCCCTCTATTTCCTCTGTGTCCTCCCAGAGTGAAACAGAGCACATGTCCCTTAGACCCAACTTCAACACTCGCCCTAAAAGGAAAATGGCACAGAGACAAGTGGCCAATAGAAAGCGGCTAGATGTACGGGATCAGAGCAGCAGTTTGAAGGTAATTAATTTGTCAACACACGTATTTTCTAATATCGATCTAGAATTAATAACCAAAGGCTTGACGTTTTCACCAAGTGCTGGTTTTGATATATTCTCTGCAGTGAAAGACCTACACATCTTCGGCCGTTCACTcatctttaaaaaatggtttgatAAACCAGTGGACAGGGAACATTTTCCAACTATGGAGGAACAACAGGCACTTAAAGTTTTAGAGGATCTATTGGATGAGCACAAGACTGACGATGCTACAG ATCAGAGTTACAGGGCAGACTTCTGCAGGCAGTAG
- the LOC142657770 gene encoding uncharacterized protein LOC142657770 isoform X1, whose translation MSTELNTTGLMDYKARECAWRSQMEQVFKDESPVFGFNVCKNVSELQSKYTNLLHRRMKVWWNKTFLENYIQRNLVPRGLRIQIFPSFPIIEEEFTSKWEEVCNQSSRKFMELLVDLNQKMIVSMDEEIENVQAQFFPLMSTDSMVKFKHNLDAQFVEWEKDIQDTKSKKFSRDIGDFQNNKVYRWRRNHAPGGRSRTPSISSVSSQSETEHMSLRPNFNTRPKRKMAQRQVANRKRLDVRDQSSSLKVINLSTHVFSNIDLELITKGLTFSPSAGFDIFSAVKDLHIFGRSLIFKKWFDKPVDREHFPTMEEQQALKVLEDLLDEHKTDDATGNIPVCIRTKSKKFPALSLCPAVDLFIKTVTQEFWNIPRHIKNDNLTPSERSSLKQLQKINDVVFKAADKGGNVVVWPCVMYEAEVNRQLRNKQCYKKLTFNPLLSFRSELQGRLLQAVEDNTISKELHTALSMDEPTVPTLYLLPKIHKNEKIPPGRPIISDHPSGSHRAIFANKENMLL comes from the exons atgtccactg AGCTCAATACCACGGGCCTCATGGATTATAAAGCCAGGGAATGTGCCTGGCGATCCcagatggaacaggttttcaaggATGAGTCCCCAGTATTTGGTTTTAATGTTTGCAAAAATGTCAGCGAGCTTCAGAGTAAATACACAAATCTGTTACACCGCCGCATGAAAGTGTGGTGGAACAAAACCTTCCTGGAAAATTACATCCAGAGAAACCTTGTCCCAAGGGGTCTGAGAATCCAAATCTTCCCTTCCTTCCCCATTATTGAGGAGGAGTTCACGTCTAAATGGGAAGAGGTGTGCAACCAGAGCTCGAGGAAATTCATGGAGCTTCTGGTTGACCTCAACCAGAAAATGATAGTGTCGATGGACGAAGAAATAGAAAATGTCCAGGCTCAATTTTTTCCACTTATGTCCACAGACAGTATGGTCAAGTTTAAACACAACCTTGATGCACAATTTGTTGAATGGGAAAAAGACATTCAAGACACTAAATCTAAGAAATTCTCTAGAGACATCGGAGACTTCCAAAATAATAAGGTATATAGATGGAGAAGAAATCATGCCCCAGGAGGCCGTAGCCGTACTCCCTCTATTTCCTCTGTGTCCTCCCAGAGTGAAACAGAGCACATGTCCCTTAGACCCAACTTCAACACTCGCCCTAAAAGGAAAATGGCACAGAGACAAGTGGCCAATAGAAAGCGGCTAGATGTACGGGATCAGAGCAGCAGTTTGAAGGTAATTAATTTGTCAACACACGTATTTTCTAATATCGATCTAGAATTAATAACCAAAGGCTTGACGTTTTCACCAAGTGCTGGTTTTGATATATTCTCTGCAGTGAAAGACCTACACATCTTCGGCCGTTCACTcatctttaaaaaatggtttgatAAACCAGTGGACAGGGAACATTTTCCAACTATGGAGGAACAACAGGCACTTAAAGTTTTAGAGGATCTATTGGATGAGCACAAGACTGACGATGCTACAGGTAATATTCCAGTGTGCATCCGCACTAAATCCAAGAAGTTCCCTGCTCTTAGCTTATGCCCCGCTGTTGATCTGTTTATCAAAACAGTGACCCAGGAATTTTGGAACATTCCAAGGCACATTAAAAATGATAACCTAACTCCCTCAGAGAGAAGCAGCCtcaaacaattacaaaaaatcaACGATGTGGTATTCAAGGCGGCGGATAAGGGGGGAAATGTGGTGGTCTGGCCATGTGTCATGTATGAGGCAGAGGTGAATCGACAGTTGAGGAATAAACAATGTTACAAGAAAttaacttttaaccccttgctgtcctTTAGATCAGAGTTACAGGGCAGACTTCTGCAGGCAGTAGAAGATAACACCATCTCCAAAGAACTACATACGGCACTTTCAATGGATGAGCCAACCGTACCAACCCTATATCTACTACCCAAGATCCACAAAAATGAAAAGATCCCACCAGGAAGGCCCATTATTTCAG ACCATCCAAGCGGTTCCCATCGGGCAATTTTTGCGAATAAGGAGAATATGCTCCTCTGA